aaaatgtaaaagggACAACaagaaattaaactaaaaaagaaaaagagaacgaTATATTGGGAAATCTGATTTCCAAAAGCCAATTCtcatataaaattatactttcccaccattttttttaaaacattttaatatcaattatatgtcattatgtaattaatttaaaatacttcacaattaataataataatcataaataataatcataaatatgattatgaatcaatcataaaataatacgatattaacatattatcaaaaaatgtcatcaaaatattattatcgagtatatagataaatatttggagaaaatgaatatttagataaataatttcttttaataaaaaacgaGGTAGAATATTTGAATAATGTGTTTTTAGTAATAATTGCTTCGGTGAACAAAAAGTAACAGGTTGCCAGTTGCCACTTGATGGAATCAACGGTGAAGAGGGCGAGGGTTTGTAGAGTCACTGTAAAAGTGGAACTGTAGAGCGGAAGCAAATCCAATATCTTAtctcatcatcgtcatcatcatatACCCTTTATTCAGAATCATTCAAAGAAAAGTAACAACAgtgttgagaaaaataaagagaaaggaagagattAAGCAGACATGGATGGGTTACAGGTAGCTCTTCCGATTGTGGGAGTTCTTGCGGCGGCAGCTGTGACTTTCTATGCAGTGAGCTTTTCTGAGCTTAAAGAGgtactttttttcttccttttatcttttctctATCAACCCCATTTAAAATTCTTTGTTCTAATTTAAATTCCAATGTTAATTGACCCAGAAATCGTTTAGAGATTTGGAAGAATCTGAATATGAAGATGGAGTTTATAGGCCATCCCCTAGCTCCCGAGAGAGGCGTGCCAGAAGACAagctaacaaaaataataaaaaatgaaccTTATTATTAAGCTTGTGTTTAGATAGAGTTTAGTGTTTTTAATCAGAAACAAAACTGGATTTTCAACATAAAACAATCTCAAAGGTTATTGTATCGAAACAAAGTTTAAATCGACTCTGCTTTTCCCGAGTTCATAGTGTGGTGGAATTGGTTTTGTTTTTAGGGATTTTCTTTTTCGAATGATATGTAGTTGTCTATTTAGTTTGGTTGCATTTCCTTTTCTTTCGTGTTTTGTtgattaatttgtatttatttttgctGCCGTAATAAACTCTTGGTTCTGCTCAGCGCGAAAAGCAATGATATTATCTGGTGGTAAgtgatgtaatttttttatattgcaGACTTTGTACTTGTTAATGATACGCAGAGTGCAGAATAATAGACATTATTAACGTGTTTGATTTTACGTATTGCAGTGGAAGTTATACGTTAAATGAgagataaaatgattttataatatataaataaataaaatcttttttaaaCGAACGGTCATAAAAcagattttaagtctaattcaattataaaatcagtttacatttcttaaattttatgaaattgtcTAATTTTTAATGGATATGAACCAAACTTACGATAAAAATAGATTTAACGTACAAGTTTAAATTGATAGATGCCGGACCACCGGAAGGCTACTTCATTGCCACCATTGAAAATGTTATAAGGTACAGCCTGTATTTGAGGATAATACTTTAATTGGAAAACTTGGATTGATGCATATATTTAGAGTCACTGTCTTCTTTTTGCCATCTATTTAGGAtaatactattatttattttctctctctctaggATAGAAAATAAGAGCAAGTGTAAGgaccttttaaataaaaaattataaaataacaacacaaatactagtttattttttaaagacttaaataaaattggTAAATATGATGACGATAATATTatttgcataattttttaaagatatttcaaaatatataaagtgaAAGTTCACAAGCCATGGATACACTCATTCACTGTTTAAGACGAGTGTTGTATAAATTCTcctttataaaacataaaatttaatttattaatatttatttaaactcATTTATTTAACTTAAGTTAAATTGTATAGACGAGTGAAATTCAATGTTTACAAGATTGACATTAAAAAATTACGAATAGTTCAAATAATactttacataatttttatcctgcttttttcttcttatttatatcatttttagaagcaaaattacaattaaatacTAGTTAATAATCttaaactatttaattattacataaataaagtttaaaacatgttaaataaaAGCAACGTACAACTTAACACAAACCAACTTCTAAAACAAAGTATAAATTTAGCTATTTGAATCGATATATCAAATTTGAACGCCATATATATTTTACAAGCCACCCTTAAGTCCTTCCTCCTCCACCAATCGTACCATAAACGCCTAATAAAAGTTCAAAACCTCCATGAAATCTCAAATTTCATAATATCCAACAATTCACAACACAGAATCGCACATGCACTCAAATTCAAGCAGGGTTCATTCTTGGTATTAAGGAGGGTAAAAAAGCCAAGAAAATTAAACTCTAACGCGACTTTTGGTTCGCGATTTTATATGTGCCCCGTTAGTCACTGTGGATCactataacttatttttaatgataaatgCACAAAACACCCTTCGTATCGATTTGTTGCTATTGCTTTTCACAAACAAACGTGCACACATCTCTCCCCTTTGTACAATTTCCATGGCCTAATTGCCGTTTGGtttattactaaattttataCTCTTAAACTATCGATGCTTCCAACTCATTAATGAGATGAGAGTCCATACTCGGTTCAATGTGGAAGCGTGTAACGAGCATTATTATAAGCATATAACTGGAAAATAAGATAGGAAGCAAGGAAATGGATTTACTACATTTACCATAAAGAAAAGGTTGGAACAAactttaattaagttaaaatacaGAATTTAATTCCTTTAAACCTGTAGGTAGGCGCAGCAGAATTTATTATACCATCATCTTGCTAAGCTACTTGCGCTGAGACTTGAGCTCTTGCACCTTCTTTTCCGTTTCTTTCAAAGCTTTCCCATAAATACTGATTAACTGGGGCAAAACATTGAAATGCATATAtaaaacttctaaaaaaaattaaatgaaaattgaatGAAGTCCTCTTTAATCTGATGAATGGAAAAAAAAGATGGAAAGGTTATTTGTGAAGTTACTGTGTCAACTTCTTCAGGAGAAATAATATATGGTGGAGACATCATGATGCTATCTCCCGCTACACGAACTAACatcccatgcttctcacattgaGCTCCAAAATGGGCACCTATTCCTGTACTCAACCAAAAAATATGCTCAGATGCACATAAAATAGCATGCTCGTTTTACTCACATGTACTATACCACTgttaataatttacaataaataaataaagtcgCCAAGATATAGTCAATCGAATTCATCATACGATCTAATAACGTATTTTAAACATGACTTGTGTAGATCGCTTAAGTGCATGAAAGGACAGTCTTTTACCATATTATTACAGTTTAGATCACCAGAAATGATGAATTAGACACGTTGAGTCAAGTACGTTTCAAATAGGGATAGATGAAAAATGCGTATTGATTTGAACCTACCCCATTCAGAAGGAAACGGATCATTAGGTGATTTGTTGTCTGTGAACTCGGTGCCCAAAATCAAGCCAACTCCTCGTATCTGCAGATCCCATAATGTAATGTTTGTGATAATACATTCTATCAACCACAAGCTTAAAGTTTCCTAGCAAATAATATACACCTCTCCAATGATGGGACTGTCAGAAAAAGTTCTTATGCCATCTTGGAACCTTTGGGAGATCTTGTTCACCTGGTCAACAATATTTCTTTCCCTACAAGGAAGATGTTGAATATAATCATACTCCATtgacaaaacatatataataaccTTCATAGCAGTTTttataaacaagaaacaaaagaaCACACTTGTAGATTTTGAGAGCTTCAATTGCAACAGCACAGGCTACGGGGTGTCCAGAATAAGTAAACCCATGAGAAAATGAACCTAAAATAAGCAAACGTGTCAGAATACTAAGCCTGAAGATTTAGTGATAATTCTGATGAATGAATGAACCACCATACCAAGTTTGTTACTTTGTGCGTGTATAACTTCTGAAACTTCTGGGCTCACAAGCACAGCTCCAATTGGCAAATATGCAGAAGACAATGCCTAGAAGTCAATCACAAAAATGAGAAACAATGTACAAACTTCTAAAATATTAGAAAGACAATCTGTACTGAGAGCTGTTTCATGTTTACCTTAGCCAGGGATACAAGGTCCGGCTTAATGTTGTACCTGTCACATCCAAACATTGTCCCAAGCCTTCCAAAGGCACAGATTACCTTTAAAAGAGACATATAAGATAACAATTAAAATGGAAAACTGCACAACAGAATACCCTCACCTCAATAAACAGTATGTAAAGAATTATGTAAGTACCTCATCAGCAATAAAAAGAATGTCATACTTCTTGACAACAGCTTGAACCTGCATAAgaattaatgttattatattttattggttttgGAGAAGGAGGAAGAGTGAAAACAACATCAATTAATGTCATGTGCAAAAAGAATATCTTAAATTGAGTATGTAAATATTAGtagataaataacaaatttctaAAAGATCTTAATTCGAGTAACCAAGCTTGATTGTTTTATTTAGCAGctataagaataaaatagtaaatatttatttttcctacCCTCCTCGTGTAAACAAGTAAGGAGACCCAACACTTTTTCTCATTTAAACTAAACATACTCTGTCCCGCTCAGCactcttccttttcttccttGCCAATTCAAGGAATGACatgtactttatttttttctattgctTCAACTTAATCATTTTATTCTACTAACTATTGGGTACTCTAATAGAGACTCTTTTAAGAAGTAgatttttaagtctaactcaatcctaAAAAACAGTTTGTATGGTGaagtttgcactcacttatatactgtgaattgaccttatctcacaagccggttttgtagagttgagttaggtttaaaatctttttttttaaccgacttcttaaaatccacttcttaataGGCTTAGAATCGGCGTATAAGGTGAAGTttgtacccacttatatactatactataaattgaccttatctctagtcgatgtgagactttcaacacatTATGCTCATGCCGAGGTATAAACATCTTGAAAGTAGAACTAAATATTAATGGATAATCCGATAGCAAGTGGAATAATagacccaacaaacaacaaattttgctaggatagactctaattcatgactttgataccatattaagaagtgaactttaagtctaactcaactctacaaaaccagcttgtaatgtgaggtttgcacccacttatatactatgctataaattgaccttatctctagtcgatgtaagACTTTTTAACAAACTCCAAAAGAAATCTTATGCACAACTTTAATCATTCAACTAGGCAATAAAAAAAGGACACACACAGGTGATCAAGGAAAGGATTAAGATGGAAGGGAATACAACATGATAAAAATGTATTCCTTCTCATTGTATTTAtccctatttttcttttccaaattgAGAGTTGGGATaacaattttattgtttatcaAGAATCTCACCACTTCAATTATATCCCCAAGAATGGAATGAAAACTTTTCTTAACTCCATCACAAAATATGCAAATAATCATATGGTGCTTTTACTCAACTCCATTATTTTCCACTGTCATTATACATTTGGACTGTAGACAAGGAAAATCATTAAAAGAGAGTGTATTACTAAATTGACagaatatgtaaaaaatatacaagTTCTGGGTGACATGACTTAAGTTTTAGGTTCCtcataaatttgaatattttcaaTTGAGTCTTAAACTTTTTGGTTCCACTAAGcacttgaaaattttatattttccaaTTAAGTCTCTACTGTACAATTTTTCTATTAACTGGGTGACATGACTTTCATCTTGCTTCCTTATCCCTACATGTTAAGAAAGATAATGTTTTGTGgctaatataaaatgatattgtaattaatgcaacacaatttattattttcactaaGAACATATTGGAGTCATCATGATCCTGATGGCTTCCACGTCATTTTCCATGAAAGCAATAAAAGTCACTTATCATTTTacattaatcataattttttttttgtattaacaACAAAACCTCACATTTTTATAACAAGTAGAAACAAGTAAATATAATGATGAGGTAAGATAATAGTTAATCACGAACAAAATAAACGTCAGCgactcaattgaaaaatatataactttttaaaatattcaatagaaCAAATAAAGACTCAActaaaaatactcaaatttatgaggaacttgaaatttaattaagttcatTTAGAAATAGAATTATAGTTCTAACGctagaattattttactaataattttcttatgtttataaaacttaatttagcaataattacattatataaAGTACTTCATAATAAAGGTGAACCTATCAGCCGGTAGTTTTGGAAAGCCAATAGACCTGGTATTATTCTCCCATAAATTAGATTACGAGGATGGTGGGAGTAtgcttaattataattaatacatCATATACCCTCTATTGGGACAGGGAATACAGATGAAATGAAGTATTAGTGCAAGATGCATTACTGGGCATCCATCCGGTTGATTTAGAGTGTGAATCAAATATAAGGACAACATACCTTCTCAAAATAAGTTGCTGGGGGAGGTATTACACCTCCTGCCCCCATTACAGGTTCAGCAATAAATGCAGCTATCTGtgatagtaaaaaaaaaataaacatttaggTCAGTAAAGAAATCAAGTTCCAGTAGTAGAAATCATTTTGCCTGCATATGAATGTATTACTGTCTCTGGCCCCTCTTTCAGAATCAGCAGCTCTAAATTGTTGGCCAATCTGGTTGAAAATTCTTCCTCTGTCTCATCTGAAATGTTCATAAGCAtgcataatatttattattatacctTAAAATAAATGTCTAAAATATTACTAGAAACTTGCCCATCAAAATGGTAACCTGGAAGATGATACCGCCAGTAGTGTGGACAGTCAGTATGCAATACAAAAGGTGCTGGTAAATCAAATTTCTGATGAAGAGCCGGAAGACTGAAATACAGTGTTGATAAATTGAATAAAGATTTATTTAATAAGAATAACTTAAAACTGTATACTACATAGTCTCTAATTTACTGAAAAAGTAGTCTTTTGAGTTCATACCCGGAAAGACTGGCTGCTATCAATGTTGAACCGTGATACCTGACAAAAACAAGAATACACAATATATTATGCATACTTTCAGCTATACAAAGAAAACAGTATTGTTTGAGATGTCATGAGTACGATTTAGCACGAGCTATGAACTTCTTCTTATTTGGCCTTCCAAGCGCATTGTTATAATACCATACAAGTTTCACCTGAAATAATACATGCAAAGTTGAAATATATCCAAGAACATGTTCTGCATAAACTATATACTTCAACAATATGTTTACAAGACATGTACAATATTTgccttctttttttataaatcctGCAAAAAGATCGATCAATAGACATGTACAATATTTTAGGTGCTTGATTGATCGGATTTTCCCTCTTCCTGATACCTGTTGCAGGCGTTGTATGTAGTCTATAGTAATGATTTTAAGTTTCCGAATTGCATGAAAAAGTAGACACATTCAAAACATCTACATTACGATTAAATGAAAACTTCCAAAGAAAATGAGACTGAAACAAGGGAATAATAATCTACCAAACCTGAGTGTCATTGGCTTCTGATCCACTGTTAACAAAAAAAGCTTTTGCCATTTTTCTGGCTGTGAATATTTCTAGGAGTTCCTTGGCTAGTTCCtgtatatgaaaatattatatgtataaaGTACATATCAAACGTAAGTTGACTATTACAATATCAAGTATCAACTGTGTCATCACAAGCAAGGTAGTTCATCATTTATTTCCTTGAATAGGTAGACAGGTTAAAATACCACAGTTTCATCCCAAAACCCCGCCCCCGCGGTGAACAAATATAAAGAATCGTCCCAGAGGCACTTTTTGAACTCTCAGTGACAGCAAATATTACTACTATCTTTGAAACTTCAAAAACTGCAACAAAGGTTTTTACCCAGAAtctttattttatcctttaaatccTGCAATAAGAGAACTAAATGAATACCAGAGAAGGTACGGTGGTTCGATTCCAAAAGGAATGGTAAAATGGCAACTTCTTTAATTGTGCGACAGCAGCATCCACAAGGCGTGACTCACTTCCCCCTGGAAAATAAAATACGTTTCATTTCAGATAAAATACTTCAATGCCAACAAAACATTTACACtatctatatatttataacttataaatgTGAATATAACCCCACAATTTTAGTGAGTATCTGTATATTTAACAGAtcaaagttaataaataatCGTGGAAGTTAGAACAACTTCTAACAGATCATTTCTTACAATTAATTAACTCCAAATATATCTCTTCCAAACCCCTTAAGTTTCATATCTAGGCATTCTGCAAAAGTAGTCACAATGGTTCGTCCCTTGTATTTGTTgccaagataaaaaaaaacgaagAAGATCAAATATAGGGAAGAAAATGGATCCCCAAGAAACTTAGAGATAATTTGGTGGATAGCTGATTAGGGTATGCTAAAATATCAACAATGAGCTaagtttatattaatattgCCTTCAAAATGGAATTAGAACATGAACTAGAAGAAATATATCATtcagaaaagataaaaataaaataaataactgcGAAGGTAATAACATACCTAAAGCGGTGGCCCATAAACCAGCAAGTGCGTCAAGATATTTCTTTCCATTAGTATCATACACATAGCTTCCCTGAATCCATTTATCAGGAAtaacataattgaaaaaaagttatcattaaatctttaaaataaaaaacagaggGAACCGTGATTTCCTAATTATATCACACGgcagtaattaaaaaaaaacagaaacctTGCAAAAAAGTTCACCTCTGACTTTTCTATAACCAGAGGATGCAAATCAGTAGACTGCCACCCAGCCGTGAAAGGAGCAAGCATACTATGACCCTTGAACCTGAGAAGATAGAACTATTTCAGCAATTTTACTCACAGTAGCCATATAAGACtatcaaaatttaaacttaaaactaaattttcattgttttgttaaacaaaaactaaaaagtcCACACATGGACTCTCCAAACCAATATACTTTCAACTTTCAGTTATTATAACCACGAATAACTCAAAACAATAAtctaaagagaaaagaaaggcaTTTGGTAATGCATTCAACATATTCAAGATTGCATCATAATCTTAAACACTGACCCAGAGAGATGTCCCAGCTACTCACTTCTCCCTCTAGATAATAAAACAGTATTTCAAACATCTACTTTATTTCAAGTAGCTTGAAatcttaaaaaaagaaagtaattagTA
The Vigna angularis cultivar LongXiaoDou No.4 chromosome 5, ASM1680809v1, whole genome shotgun sequence genome window above contains:
- the LOC108340041 gene encoding uncharacterized protein LOC108340041; protein product: MDGLQVALPIVGVLAAAAVTFYAVSFSELKEKSFRDLEESEYEDGVYRPSPSSRERRARRQANKNNKK
- the LOC108340828 gene encoding gamma aminobutyrate transaminase 3, chloroplastic — encoded protein: MNTLLRSTLRTKNASSLAYAAVSRGVQENLLQAPLWSRSNSTESSLKRDDSANEVKSGPVFKGHSMLAPFTAGWQSTDLHPLVIEKSEGSYVYDTNGKKYLDALAGLWATALGGSESRLVDAAVAQLKKLPFYHSFWNRTTVPSLELAKELLEIFTARKMAKAFFVNSGSEANDTQVKLVWYYNNALGRPNKKKFIARAKSYHGSTLIAASLSGLPALHQKFDLPAPFVLHTDCPHYWRYHLPDETEEEFSTRLANNLELLILKEGPETIAAFIAEPVMGAGGVIPPPATYFEKVQAVVKKYDILFIADEVICAFGRLGTMFGCDRYNIKPDLVSLAKALSSAYLPIGAVLVSPEVSEVIHAQSNKLGSFSHGFTYSGHPVACAVAIEALKIYKERNIVDQVNKISQRFQDGIRTFSDSPIIGEIRGVGLILGTEFTDNKSPNDPFPSEWGIGAHFGAQCEKHGMLVRVAGDSIMMSPPYIISPEEVDTLISIYGKALKETEKKVQELKSQRK